In a genomic window of Trichoderma atroviride chromosome 4, complete sequence:
- a CDS encoding uncharacterized protein (EggNog:ENOG41~TransMembrane:1 (o17-36i)): MPGQLIALTSKVPDQKFLWLILAIPIVSYLANILAIRTAHLRVVTFTNAHEHPVETLINRANANFNDLLLGQSQSYAAACDEYRRRYNYEPPPGFEEWFNYAKSHDSQIIDDFDVIYESIKPLWNYSGKEINQVMKDVQIYSGNELWSCKFAGQTGHTKCLHNWRSFDRHVSQLFNQLMSDVKGPPDVEFLVNHLDEPRVVFPGKHEQSNHRTGVKLENLSRAPTWSALTQHCDDTEIQSAADATPPVNSFGLPFVQDGASSKDICKHPDYEHMHGLLMSPTSFQLIEGMIPVLSTGSLSTMGDILFPSPAYTESEFIYNDTHDPDWSKKRNNVYWAGSTSGAYAADSLWKNYHRHRFVNLIQMLDKKQFAYLADKGGLVQRVASSFLNSRLFDVAFTKIY; encoded by the coding sequence ATGCCAGGACAACTCATTGCGTTAACCTCAAAAGTACCCGACCAAAAGTTTCTGTGGCTGATTTTGGCTATCCCTATTGTTTCTTACTTGGCTAATATACTTGCTATCCGAACTGCGCATTTAAGAGTGGTGACATTCACCAATGCGCATGAGCATCCCGTTGAGACCTTGATTAATCGAGCAAACGCCAACTTTAATGATTTGCTACTTGGACAATCCCAGTCTTACGCTGCCGCTTGTGACGAATACCGTCGTCGATATAATTATGAGCCGCCGCCTGGCTTTGAAGAGTGGTTCAACTATGCCAAATCTCACGACTCACAAATCAttgatgactttgatgtTATTTATGAGTCTATTAAGCCACTGTGGAATTATAGCGGCAAGGAGATCAACCAGGTGATGAAAGATGTGCAAATCTACTCAGGAAATGAACTCTGGTCATGTAAGTTTGCTGGCCAGACAGGCCATACAAAATGCCTTCACAATTGGCGCAGTTTTGACCGGCATGTCAGTCAGTTGTTCAACCAACTCATGAGCGACGTCAAAGGCCCGCCAGATGTGGAGTTTCTGGTCAACCACTTGGATGAGCCCAGAGTTGTGTTTCCCGGAAAGCATGAACAGTCCAATCATAGGACTGGCGTCAAGTTGGAGAACCTTTCGCGAGCTCCGACATGGAGCGCTCTAACACAACACTGTGACGATACCGAGATTCAAAGTGCCGCCGATGCCACACCTCCAGTCAACTCATTTGGTCTGCCATTCGTTCAAGATGGGGCTTCCTCCAAGGACATTTGCAAACACCCTGATTACGAACACATGCACGGTTTACTAATGAGCCCAACCTCCTTTCAATTGATTGAGGGCATGATTCCTGTGCTGTCCACTGGGTCCCTGTCCACTATGGGCGACATTTTGTTTCCAAGCCCAGCATACACTGAGTCAGAGTTCATCTACAACGACACCCATGACCCAGACTGGTCTAAAAAACGCAACAACGTTTACTGGGCCGGTTCTACATCTGGGGCATATGCTGCAGACTCGCTCTGGAAGAATTATCACAGACACCGGTTCGTAAACCTGATTCAGATGTTGGATAAGAAACAGTTTGCATATCTTGCCGACAAGGGCGGTCTTGTACAACGGGTGGCGTCTTCGTTTTTGAATAGTCGGCTATTTGATGTTGCTTTCACCAAGATTTACTAA